Proteins encoded in a region of the Leptolyngbya sp. 'hensonii' genome:
- a CDS encoding glutamine synthetase III: MSGNEARLQAVHQITNRELMPVKAPERLEKIWAENVFNLSKMQASLPKSVFKSIKNTILTGEKLDPSIADAVATAMRDWATAKGALYYAHVFYPMTNLSAEKHDGFISVQSDGNVISEFSGKVLVQGEPDGSSFPNGGIRDTFEARGYTGWDVTSPAYIMETDNGSTLCIPTVFVSWTGEALDKKVPLLRSIAAMDKAANKVLKLLGHSNIAHVNSSCGAEQEYFLIDANFASQRPDLLLAGRTLFGKAPAKGQEFDDHYFGAIPERVQVFMQDVEETLYKLGIPAKTRHNEVAPGQFEIAPFFEAANVASDHQQLIMTVLRHTAKKHGFTCLLHEKPFAGINGSGKHVNWSVGNATQGNLLDPGDSPHDNAQFLVFCGAVIRGVHKYGSLMRAAIATASNDHRLGANEAPPAIMSVYLGTQLEEVFEQIKTGSITESKQKGIMDLGVDVLPHLTKDAGDRNRTSPFAFTGNRFEFRAVGSSQSVSGPLIVLNTMLADSLDWIGNRLESELSKGLELNTAIITVLKEVMEQHGAVVFGGNGYSEEWHKMAVEERGLANLPTTADALPTLKEEYIEDLFKKTGVLTPVELESRFEVYAEQYILSIEVEAKLVVSMAKTIIYPAAVEYLSKLSSTISSLAGLGIDLEKESAKKVADLTNALVTATGQLSAVLGKHDFSTTEEKMQYCAKTIRPLMEEVRSYADGLEGEIADSFWPLPTYQEMLFIK, from the coding sequence ATGAGTGGAAATGAAGCCCGCCTTCAAGCAGTTCATCAGATTACGAATCGAGAGCTGATGCCTGTCAAAGCCCCAGAGCGCCTGGAAAAAATATGGGCAGAGAACGTTTTTAACCTCAGTAAGATGCAGGCAAGCCTCCCTAAAAGCGTTTTCAAATCAATCAAAAACACAATTCTCACGGGCGAAAAGCTGGATCCCTCGATTGCTGATGCCGTTGCAACCGCAATGAGAGACTGGGCAACAGCAAAAGGGGCTCTCTACTACGCCCATGTGTTTTACCCAATGACCAACTTGTCTGCTGAAAAGCATGATGGCTTCATCTCAGTTCAAAGCGATGGCAACGTCATTTCAGAATTTTCTGGCAAAGTACTGGTCCAGGGCGAACCGGATGGATCTTCGTTCCCCAATGGTGGTATTCGGGACACCTTCGAAGCACGGGGATACACGGGCTGGGATGTGACCAGTCCCGCCTACATCATGGAAACAGACAATGGTTCGACCCTGTGCATCCCCACTGTTTTTGTATCCTGGACGGGGGAAGCCCTGGACAAAAAGGTGCCGCTTCTCCGATCGATCGCGGCTATGGACAAAGCCGCCAATAAGGTTCTGAAGCTCCTGGGACACAGTAATATCGCCCATGTGAACTCTAGCTGTGGGGCTGAGCAAGAATATTTCCTGATTGATGCCAACTTCGCCAGCCAGCGCCCCGATCTCCTCCTGGCCGGACGCACCCTGTTTGGCAAAGCCCCCGCCAAAGGGCAAGAATTTGACGATCATTATTTTGGGGCCATTCCAGAGCGGGTTCAAGTTTTCATGCAGGATGTGGAAGAAACTCTCTATAAACTGGGAATCCCTGCAAAAACCCGACATAACGAAGTGGCCCCCGGTCAATTTGAAATCGCCCCCTTTTTTGAAGCAGCAAACGTAGCAAGTGACCACCAGCAGTTGATCATGACGGTTCTGCGCCATACTGCCAAGAAACATGGGTTTACCTGCTTACTGCATGAGAAGCCCTTTGCAGGCATTAATGGGTCTGGAAAGCATGTCAACTGGTCGGTGGGAAATGCGACTCAAGGCAACTTGCTTGATCCAGGCGATTCCCCCCATGACAATGCCCAGTTTCTGGTCTTCTGTGGTGCCGTGATTCGAGGGGTCCACAAGTACGGTTCCCTCATGCGGGCAGCCATTGCTACAGCCAGCAATGATCACAGACTTGGAGCCAATGAAGCCCCACCTGCCATCATGTCTGTTTACTTGGGGACGCAATTAGAAGAAGTCTTTGAACAGATCAAAACTGGATCCATCACGGAGTCGAAACAGAAAGGGATCATGGATTTGGGGGTGGATGTGTTGCCCCATCTCACCAAAGATGCGGGCGATCGCAACCGCACATCCCCCTTCGCATTTACAGGCAACCGCTTTGAGTTTCGAGCCGTTGGATCGAGCCAATCAGTATCAGGTCCGCTGATTGTTCTAAACACGATGCTGGCTGATTCTCTTGATTGGATCGGCAATCGCCTGGAAAGTGAGTTATCTAAGGGATTAGAACTCAATACTGCGATCATCACGGTGCTCAAAGAAGTGATGGAGCAGCATGGTGCCGTTGTCTTTGGGGGAAATGGCTACTCCGAAGAATGGCACAAAATGGCAGTTGAGGAGCGTGGCTTAGCCAACCTGCCCACCACCGCAGATGCCTTGCCGACCCTTAAGGAAGAATACATCGAAGATTTATTCAAGAAAACAGGGGTTCTGACGCCAGTTGAACTGGAAAGCCGCTTTGAGGTTTATGCAGAGCAATACATTCTCTCCATTGAGGTGGAGGCCAAGCTGGTGGTCAGTATGGCAAAAACGATCATCTATCCGGCAGCAGTAGAGTACTTATCCAAACTGTCATCCACCATTTCGAGCTTGGCTGGTCTGGGTATCGATCTTGAGAAGGAAAGTGCCAAGAAAGTTGCAGATCTGACCAATGCCCTGGTTACGGCAACGGGTCAGCTCAGTGCAGTGCTCGGCAAGCATGATTTCTCAACCACAGAAGAAAAGATGCAGTATTGCGCCAAAACAATCCGTCCCTTGATGGAAGAGGTTCGCAGCTATGCGGATGGGCTGGAAGGCGAGATCGCAGACAGCTTCTGGCCATTGCCTACTTACCAGGAAATGTTGTTTATTAAGTAG
- a CDS encoding anthrone oxygenase family protein: MTTIDHLLFALKLFSALGSGLIAGVFFAFSTFVMNALARLQPTQGIIAMQTINMTVINPWFMIAFLGTAATCVLLAISSLWQGNQPGTAYLLLGSLLYLMGTVLVTIVFNVPLNDALAIVKPDSPEGASLWSGYLANWTLWNHVRTAAALVAATAFTFALCAQSARS, from the coding sequence ATGACCACGATTGACCACTTGCTTTTCGCCTTGAAACTTTTCTCAGCCCTGGGTAGTGGGTTAATCGCTGGAGTTTTCTTTGCCTTTTCCACTTTTGTGATGAACGCCCTGGCTCGACTCCAGCCCACACAGGGCATCATCGCTATGCAAACCATTAACATGACGGTGATTAATCCATGGTTCATGATCGCTTTCCTGGGAACGGCTGCGACTTGCGTTTTGCTGGCGATCTCCTCTCTGTGGCAGGGAAATCAACCTGGTACGGCCTACCTGCTCTTGGGTAGCCTGCTTTATCTCATGGGCACGGTGCTGGTGACGATCGTCTTCAACGTACCGCTGAACGATGCGCTGGCGATCGTCAAGCCAGATAGCCCTGAAGGTGCAAGTCTATGGTCTGGCTACCTGGCAAACTGGACCCTCTGGAACCATGTGAGAACAGCAGCAGCCCTGGTAGCAGCAACAGCATTCACCTTTGCCCTCTGTGCCCAATCAGCGCGATCGTAA
- a CDS encoding VOC family protein, translating to MATQIFVNLPVKNLNKSIEFFTSLGFKFNPQFTDETATCMIVSEHIFVMLLTEEKFQTFTPKAICDATKSTEVLVCLSSESRAAVDDMVRKAVAAGGTTYNEPQDYGFMYGHGFQDLDGHIWETMYMEPSAIDQS from the coding sequence ATGGCGACTCAGATTTTCGTCAATCTGCCGGTCAAAAATCTCAATAAGTCTATAGAATTCTTCACCAGTCTTGGCTTCAAATTTAATCCCCAATTCACGGATGAAACTGCCACTTGCATGATTGTGAGTGAGCATATTTTCGTCATGCTTTTGACGGAAGAAAAGTTCCAGACGTTTACGCCTAAAGCCATTTGTGATGCCACAAAAAGCACTGAAGTGCTGGTGTGTTTATCTTCCGAAAGTCGAGCAGCAGTTGATGATATGGTGCGCAAGGCCGTTGCTGCAGGTGGAACCACCTACAATGAACCGCAAGATTACGGTTTTATGTATGGGCATGGGTTTCAGGATCTAGATGGCCACATTTGGGAAACAATGTACATGGAACCTAGTGCGATCGACCAGAGTTAA
- a CDS encoding MAPEG family protein, giving the protein MTTPLWGLVIFIGWTIGVVVLLLTVRVRHLSAGGSPKDFGTPNEESLLWRLFRVQSNLVENLPLYLGVVFLLTVRGVSGTVVDALVVLYMAARLTHSMIHIAGMNPVFRLSSLAIQLVCLVALTGLAIF; this is encoded by the coding sequence ATGACCACTCCTCTCTGGGGTCTGGTTATTTTCATTGGGTGGACGATCGGGGTGGTTGTGTTGTTGCTCACGGTCAGAGTTCGACACCTATCCGCTGGGGGGTCTCCCAAAGACTTCGGGACGCCCAATGAGGAAAGTCTGCTTTGGCGACTTTTTCGGGTGCAATCCAATCTGGTTGAAAACCTGCCTTTATATCTTGGAGTGGTGTTCCTTCTCACCGTTCGAGGTGTCTCTGGAACCGTAGTAGATGCTCTGGTGGTTCTGTACATGGCTGCTCGACTGACCCATTCCATGATTCACATCGCGGGGATGAATCCCGTGTTTCGACTCTCCAGTCTGGCCATTCAGTTAGTCTGTCTGGTTGCTTTAACTGGCCTGGCCATTTTCTAG
- a CDS encoding FMN-dependent NADH-azoreductase, with translation MAHLLHIDASPRGERSHSRRLTREFVESWKQTHPGDIVTYRDIGRHPVPHVDEAWIAAAYTPLEQQTPQLQNAIHLSDQLVDEFIAADIYVIGVPMYNFSVPSTFKAYIDQIVRPGRTFAFEPENPTNPYQPLVLDKKMFIITARGDSGFGPGERNEKLNHQDPYLRTIFGFIGITDLTFVHVENGELGGISLAQSIANAQAKIMELVAI, from the coding sequence ATGGCCCATTTATTACACATTGATGCCAGTCCGCGTGGGGAACGATCGCACTCTCGCAGACTCACCCGAGAATTCGTTGAGTCCTGGAAACAGACCCATCCAGGTGACATTGTTACCTACCGGGATATTGGTCGCCATCCTGTGCCCCATGTGGATGAAGCGTGGATTGCTGCAGCCTATACACCGTTAGAGCAACAGACACCACAACTGCAGAACGCCATTCACCTCAGTGATCAACTGGTGGACGAGTTCATTGCTGCAGATATCTATGTTATTGGTGTTCCCATGTACAACTTCAGTGTTCCCAGCACATTCAAGGCATACATTGACCAGATTGTGCGTCCGGGCCGCACCTTTGCCTTTGAACCAGAAAATCCTACCAACCCCTACCAGCCCCTTGTTCTGGATAAGAAAATGTTCATCATCACAGCCCGGGGGGATTCTGGCTTTGGGCCGGGTGAGCGCAACGAAAAGCTGAATCATCAAGATCCCTACTTGAGGACGATCTTTGGGTTCATCGGCATTACTGACCTTACTTTTGTGCATGTCGAGAATGGTGAACTGGGTGGTATTAGTTTGGCGCAATCGATCGCAAATGCTCAGGCCAAAATCATGGAACTGGTTGCCATATAG
- a CDS encoding AraC family transcriptional regulator gives MKPSIPHPPQSTPIPVLSSQNQGWENILVEQFQHAPGEGICHYKDDHAICLSLAPRPVRLMQMKAGRTYTGLYGKGDISVTPAETPFFARWDSEDHYLQIRVASQFIQNVAQATLDMNSDRLELRPEFRTRDAKIEAIGLMLFAELQQENLGGRLYIDSLTNVLAVHLLRQYATANPPLPTYAGGLSERQLMQVLEYINDHLGQEIKLADLAQLLDMSPFHFSRLFKQSLGTTPYQYLLQQRIERAKQFLKQPDRSITEIAFLCGFNSHSHLSKQFRQVTGMTPTAFRVLCL, from the coding sequence ATGAAACCATCTATCCCCCATCCCCCTCAATCGACTCCCATTCCTGTCCTGTCCAGCCAGAACCAGGGCTGGGAAAACATTCTAGTAGAGCAATTTCAACACGCTCCTGGAGAGGGCATCTGCCATTACAAAGATGACCATGCGATTTGTCTGTCCCTGGCCCCTCGCCCAGTCCGATTGATGCAAATGAAAGCAGGCAGGACTTATACGGGACTCTATGGGAAAGGAGACATTTCTGTAACACCTGCGGAGACACCATTTTTTGCCCGGTGGGACAGTGAGGACCACTACTTGCAGATTCGAGTTGCATCCCAGTTTATTCAAAATGTGGCGCAAGCAACCCTTGACATGAATTCGGATCGGCTGGAATTACGGCCTGAATTTCGCACTCGCGATGCCAAAATTGAAGCGATCGGCCTGATGTTGTTTGCGGAGCTGCAACAGGAAAACTTAGGGGGCAGGCTCTATATCGACTCATTGACCAATGTCTTGGCCGTGCATTTGCTGAGGCAATATGCAACAGCCAACCCTCCCCTACCCACCTATGCGGGAGGGTTATCTGAGCGTCAACTGATGCAGGTGCTGGAGTATATCAACGATCATCTGGGTCAGGAGATTAAGCTGGCGGATTTAGCCCAACTCCTGGATATGAGTCCATTTCATTTCAGTCGTTTGTTCAAGCAATCGCTCGGAACCACACCCTATCAATATCTGCTCCAACAACGAATAGAGCGGGCCAAACAGTTCTTGAAACAACCAGATCGATCGATTACAGAGATTGCTTTCCTGTGTGGGTTTAATAGCCACAGTCATTTGAGTAAACAATTTCGACAGGTTACAGGGATGACCCCCACTGCTTTCAGAGTCCTATGCTTATGA
- a CDS encoding LCP family protein, which yields MDQSGSDFKPYIPAPGGNPLPSKGLIWARWLFWGFAFALTTTLSVTIGATIALLTPLSPKLIPWEKQRTMPDVWRTGFQYRVARPINVLVMGVDRVPEAANDPALIFSGRSDTMLLLHLEPKEGTVSILSIPRDTQVEIPGLGVDKINSANAAGGAPLAARVVSRTLNNLPIDRYVRVSTEAFRELVDLLGGVDVYVPRPMSYVDNTQKLKIDLAQGWQTLNGSQAEQFARFRQDELGDIGRIQRQQVLIKALRERLLSPGVVPKIPEMIRLLSRYIDTNLTLEELLALANFGLKLEQGDLKMVLLPGRFSAPGEFVASYWILNEKGRDRVLEKYFKASSQNQLLADETLRNLRIAIQNASGKPKMSSQVADYLQSKGFTNVYVIQDWPDRLRQTLVIPQQGDLDGATALQRYLSLGVVEADSTGDLESDITIRIGQDWANAP from the coding sequence GTGGATCAGTCCGGTAGCGATTTCAAACCCTACATCCCTGCTCCCGGCGGCAATCCCCTTCCCTCTAAAGGGCTGATATGGGCCCGCTGGCTTTTCTGGGGCTTTGCATTTGCATTGACAACAACCCTCTCAGTCACAATTGGGGCCACGATCGCCCTCCTGACCCCCCTCTCTCCCAAGTTAATCCCCTGGGAGAAACAACGCACCATGCCCGATGTCTGGCGAACTGGTTTTCAGTATCGGGTGGCCCGTCCAATTAATGTGCTGGTGATGGGGGTCGATCGGGTACCGGAAGCAGCCAACGATCCAGCCCTGATTTTCTCCGGTCGCAGTGACACCATGCTATTGTTGCATCTGGAACCCAAAGAGGGCACCGTCAGCATTCTGTCGATTCCCCGCGATACTCAAGTTGAGATTCCCGGTCTGGGGGTGGATAAAATCAATTCCGCCAACGCTGCTGGGGGAGCTCCTCTAGCAGCGCGAGTCGTGAGCCGCACCCTGAATAATTTGCCGATCGATCGCTATGTTCGAGTCAGCACCGAAGCGTTTCGGGAACTGGTGGATCTGCTGGGAGGCGTGGATGTGTATGTGCCCCGGCCTATGTCCTATGTGGACAATACCCAGAAGTTGAAGATTGACCTAGCCCAGGGCTGGCAAACCCTGAATGGCAGTCAGGCAGAGCAATTTGCCCGCTTTCGTCAGGATGAGTTGGGGGATATCGGACGGATTCAACGGCAGCAGGTCCTGATCAAAGCCCTGCGAGAGCGGTTGTTGAGTCCCGGCGTGGTGCCTAAGATTCCGGAAATGATTCGCCTCCTGTCGCGCTATATCGATACCAACTTGACCCTGGAAGAACTATTGGCCCTGGCTAACTTTGGCCTCAAACTGGAGCAGGGAGATTTGAAGATGGTGTTGCTGCCAGGTCGTTTCAGCGCACCGGGAGAATTTGTTGCCAGCTACTGGATTTTGAATGAGAAGGGACGCGATCGGGTACTGGAGAAATACTTCAAAGCCTCCAGCCAAAACCAACTTCTGGCCGATGAGACCCTACGCAATCTGCGGATTGCCATCCAAAATGCCTCTGGCAAACCGAAGATGAGTAGTCAAGTCGCCGACTATTTGCAGAGTAAGGGGTTTACCAATGTGTATGTGATTCAGGATTGGCCCGATCGACTGCGCCAGACCCTGGTGATTCCCCAGCAGGGGGACCTGGATGGAGCCACCGCCCTGCAACGGTATCTTAGCCTGGGGGTGGTCGAAGCCGATTCCACCGGCGACCTGGAATCGGACATCACCATTCGCATCGGCCAGGATTGGGCCAATGCCCCGTAA
- a CDS encoding mannose-1-phosphate guanylyltransferase, with protein MDRTLVSVILAGGKGERFWPLSRKSRPKQFLSLDGSGRTLLQSTADRLLPLSGNWDGLWVITAAPIADQVREQLPELPEENLLVEPEGRDTAPAVAWTAIEVAKRHGEEAVLGLFPADHWIGEPETYQKTLQAAATLARQQEVLVTLGIAPTYASTGYGYIEQGEPIGTFADLPAYRVNRFTEKPDRATAEEFLASGRFSWNSGMFLFRAGVVLAELATHAPEILQPLQTQGVGAYPSLTKKSIDYALMEKTQKACVFPVAFSWDDLGDWNAIERLLKGDHPNVELATHVGLDTQGTILYASDPEEVIVTIGLEDVVVVRDGKATLIVKKDRTQEIKKALELLKRDPQFQSLL; from the coding sequence ATGGATAGAACGTTAGTCAGTGTCATCCTGGCCGGAGGGAAGGGAGAACGCTTCTGGCCCCTCAGCCGGAAAAGTCGTCCCAAGCAGTTTTTGAGCCTAGATGGGAGCGGGAGAACCCTGTTACAATCCACTGCCGATCGGTTGTTACCTCTGTCAGGGAATTGGGATGGACTCTGGGTGATCACAGCGGCTCCCATTGCCGATCAGGTGCGGGAACAACTGCCGGAATTGCCAGAGGAAAATCTGCTGGTGGAACCGGAAGGGCGGGATACGGCTCCTGCAGTGGCCTGGACAGCGATCGAAGTAGCGAAACGCCATGGGGAAGAGGCGGTGCTGGGACTATTTCCGGCAGACCACTGGATTGGTGAGCCCGAGACCTATCAGAAGACGCTGCAGGCTGCGGCAACCCTGGCCCGGCAGCAGGAAGTTCTGGTGACCCTGGGAATTGCCCCCACCTATGCCTCGACCGGCTACGGTTACATTGAACAGGGGGAACCCATCGGGACCTTTGCCGATCTTCCGGCCTATCGGGTCAATCGCTTTACGGAAAAGCCCGATCGGGCCACAGCGGAAGAGTTCCTGGCCAGTGGTCGGTTTAGCTGGAACAGTGGTATGTTCCTGTTCCGGGCTGGTGTAGTTCTGGCAGAACTGGCCACCCATGCGCCAGAGATTCTGCAACCGTTGCAAACCCAGGGGGTAGGGGCCTATCCATCCCTGACTAAGAAAAGTATTGACTATGCCCTGATGGAGAAGACGCAGAAAGCCTGTGTTTTTCCGGTGGCCTTCAGTTGGGATGATCTGGGGGATTGGAATGCGATCGAGCGGCTGCTCAAAGGGGACCATCCCAATGTGGAACTGGCCACCCATGTGGGGCTGGATACCCAGGGCACCATCCTCTATGCCTCCGATCCGGAGGAGGTGATTGTGACGATCGGGCTGGAGGATGTGGTGGTGGTCCGGGATGGCAAGGCCACCTTGATTGTGAAGAAAGATCGCACCCAGGAGATCAAGAAAGCGCTGGAACTGCTCAAGCGGGATCCCCAATTTCAGTCGCTGTTATAA
- a CDS encoding Uma2 family endonuclease → MVQANLQLDDLPQRRWTVEEYHRMLVTGILTSDDRVELLDGQIIEMVPQDPPHAATTSSFGNDLVILFADKAWVRQQLPITIAPNSEPEPDIAVVKIDSRRYRNRHPIPEDIYLVIEVADTTLNYDRKRKAKVYAEANIPEYWIVDVNQQQLLVFRVPQGDVYQVEQVLGVNDTIAPIAFPEVVIGLSSLFG, encoded by the coding sequence ATGGTACAGGCCAACCTTCAATTAGACGATCTGCCCCAGCGACGGTGGACTGTAGAGGAGTATCATCGGATGCTCGTTACGGGTATTTTGACCTCTGACGATCGGGTTGAGCTATTAGACGGACAGATCATTGAAATGGTACCGCAAGACCCTCCTCATGCTGCAACCACCTCCAGTTTTGGCAATGATTTAGTCATACTGTTTGCAGATAAAGCCTGGGTGCGTCAGCAGTTACCGATTACGATCGCTCCTAACTCAGAGCCTGAGCCAGATATCGCAGTCGTGAAGATTGACTCCAGACGATACCGGAATCGTCATCCTATACCAGAGGATATTTACCTGGTCATCGAAGTTGCAGATACAACCCTGAATTACGATCGCAAGCGAAAGGCCAAAGTTTATGCTGAGGCCAATATTCCGGAATATTGGATTGTTGATGTCAATCAACAACAATTGCTTGTCTTCCGTGTCCCTCAGGGAGATGTCTATCAGGTAGAACAGGTGCTGGGGGTGAACGATACGATCGCCCCGATTGCGTTCCCAGAAGTGGTCATTGGATTGTCGAGTTTGTTTGGTTGA
- a CDS encoding adenylate/guanylate cyclase domain-containing protein codes for MEAPLKTFFDLSPDLLCIRNQDGYFQDLNQSWVRVLGWSVEELRSTPWMEFVHTNDRAETDEMEVLCQAEPSLQSMVQYKNRYRCKDGSYRWLSWRLSPYQNGLSYGIAQDVSEKSWSGSQAYRAGIEEALKLRDQAIAASNAGIVIADARLPDMPLIYVNPAFERMTGYAISEVLGTNCRFLQGQDREQPEIDRLRFAIKGGEDCTVVLRNYRKDGTLFWNELHISPIYDNSGKLTHFVGVQTDISDRKRAENALQFEKEKSEQLLLNILPRSIAERLKQYQIGATTKHNGEAFIADGFEDVTVLFADLVGFTELASNISPKKLVGLLNQIFSVFDDLTEQYGLEKIKTIGDAYMVVGGLPDSRRDHAEAIADMALAMQHKIAQFSASHGQPFAIRVGINSGPVVAGVIGTKKFSYDLWGDTVNLASRMESQGQPGKIQVTAATYERLKAQYQFASRGSISIKGKGLVNTYWLTGKTP; via the coding sequence GTGGAAGCCCCGCTCAAGACATTCTTTGACCTTTCCCCTGATTTGCTCTGTATCCGCAATCAGGACGGTTACTTCCAGGACTTAAATCAGTCCTGGGTGAGGGTCTTGGGCTGGTCTGTGGAGGAGTTGAGATCGACCCCCTGGATGGAGTTCGTCCACACCAATGATCGGGCAGAAACCGATGAGATGGAGGTCCTCTGTCAGGCAGAACCGTCCCTACAGTCGATGGTGCAATATAAAAATCGGTATCGCTGCAAAGATGGGAGCTACCGCTGGTTATCCTGGCGGTTGTCCCCTTACCAGAATGGCCTCAGCTATGGCATCGCCCAGGATGTCAGCGAAAAAAGCTGGAGTGGCAGCCAAGCCTATCGGGCCGGGATTGAAGAGGCCCTCAAGTTACGGGATCAGGCCATTGCCGCCAGTAACGCCGGGATTGTGATCGCGGATGCCCGACTCCCCGATATGCCCCTGATCTATGTCAATCCAGCGTTTGAGCGCATGACGGGCTATGCCATCTCAGAGGTGCTGGGCACCAACTGTCGGTTTCTGCAGGGCCAAGACCGGGAGCAGCCTGAAATCGACCGACTGCGTTTTGCCATCAAAGGTGGAGAAGATTGCACCGTTGTTTTACGCAACTATCGCAAAGACGGTACCCTGTTCTGGAATGAACTCCATATTTCGCCCATTTATGACAATAGCGGGAAACTGACCCATTTTGTTGGGGTACAGACGGATATCAGCGATCGCAAACGGGCTGAAAATGCCCTGCAATTTGAAAAGGAAAAATCAGAGCAACTGTTGCTGAATATTTTGCCCCGCTCGATCGCGGAAAGATTGAAGCAATATCAAATTGGAGCCACGACCAAACACAATGGAGAAGCCTTCATTGCCGATGGTTTTGAAGATGTCACCGTCCTCTTTGCCGATCTGGTCGGGTTCACGGAGCTGGCCAGCAACATTTCTCCCAAAAAGCTGGTCGGATTGTTGAACCAGATCTTTTCTGTGTTTGATGACCTCACGGAACAGTACGGCCTGGAGAAGATCAAAACCATTGGGGATGCATACATGGTGGTGGGGGGACTGCCCGATTCCCGCCGGGACCATGCAGAGGCGATCGCAGATATGGCCCTGGCCATGCAACACAAGATTGCCCAGTTCAGTGCCAGCCATGGGCAACCCTTTGCGATCCGGGTGGGCATCAACAGTGGTCCCGTGGTGGCCGGGGTGATCGGCACCAAGAAGTTCAGTTATGACCTCTGGGGCGATACGGTGAACCTGGCCAGCCGCATGGAATCCCAGGGGCAACCCGGTAAGATTCAGGTAACTGCAGCCACCTATGAGCGCTTAAAAGCCCAGTATCAGTTTGCGTCCAGAGGTTCGATCTCGATCAAAGGAAAAGGGCTGGTGAACACCTATTGGCTCACTGGTAAAACTCCTTAG